The following coding sequences are from one Streptomyces angustmyceticus window:
- a CDS encoding UvrD-helicase domain-containing protein, with amino-acid sequence MTARLSLYQKAENELYKMDSSVKTKFYDFCHQFRLDPDHPSLDLKPLKGDGRIFRAKIDRAYRALLARAGVGADGIQQWLIVAVRHRKDVYDQLSVAVNRVTGEIEFVDLGVVGQSVLQRAGLQLTPTTDDQDAPVPDEQAVPAEPAPAPVVTKQPAAPAEPFLTGCAPEDLRRLGVADALIDVVLTVTTEEELDQLIAGAPRLTAEILTGLGSGMSVDEVEREITQPASAELEPGFEYDMAAALTRTAVTTVDDDIRNVLAEGDFRAWKVYLHPTQRRTVERNYSGPARVSGGPGTGKTIVALHRVARLATALPPGHGKPILLTTYTKNLTADLRSRLTSLMDPALLGRIDIKHIDQLAQNVLNENTAPGAQRGLTSDDRALDVLREVLFEYDEQRWDAEFLFDEWEQIVLGQSLATRQDYFKARRAGMGRALNRPERAAVWKLLDQFTLRLGGMGRETWAQAAERAARYEMERARKIHHRAEHKAGIGGGDLAHLDDNSSAMRYLRHRYRHVVVDEAQDLSPAHWKMLRAMVASGPNDLFIASDTHQRIYDRQVTLSTVGVNIRGRSSKLTLSYRTTQEILDQAARVVRGATYDDLDDGTDTLDGYHSLLRGPAPEYVACADWTDEITQLAEALKQWREDIAQPAEDGTVRDPSGTMAVCVTDGEMAGRVATDLEMKHGITTATLSKDGPQGGGEVHIGTMHRFKGLEYQKLAVVGASDGILPRTALIDKYATTDPKRYERELKKSRNQLFVAATRARDTLRISWHGRPSPFLPL; translated from the coding sequence ATGACCGCACGCCTGAGCCTCTACCAGAAGGCCGAGAACGAGCTCTACAAGATGGACTCGTCGGTCAAGACAAAGTTCTACGACTTCTGCCACCAGTTCCGTCTCGACCCGGATCACCCCAGCCTCGACCTCAAACCGCTCAAGGGCGACGGCCGGATCTTCCGCGCCAAGATCGACCGTGCGTACCGGGCGCTCCTCGCCCGGGCGGGTGTCGGCGCCGATGGCATCCAGCAGTGGCTGATCGTCGCCGTCCGTCACCGCAAGGACGTCTACGACCAGCTCAGCGTCGCCGTCAACCGAGTGACCGGCGAGATCGAGTTCGTCGACCTCGGCGTCGTCGGACAGAGTGTCCTCCAGCGCGCGGGACTCCAGCTCACTCCTACCACGGACGATCAGGACGCACCGGTCCCGGACGAGCAGGCCGTACCGGCCGAGCCCGCGCCCGCGCCCGTCGTGACGAAGCAACCGGCCGCACCCGCCGAACCGTTCCTCACCGGCTGCGCCCCCGAGGACCTGCGCCGTCTCGGTGTCGCCGATGCCCTGATCGACGTCGTCCTCACGGTCACGACCGAAGAGGAACTCGACCAGCTCATCGCCGGCGCCCCGCGGCTGACCGCCGAGATCCTCACCGGCCTCGGCTCCGGCATGTCCGTCGACGAGGTCGAGCGTGAGATCACCCAACCCGCCTCCGCCGAACTCGAACCGGGATTCGAGTACGACATGGCGGCGGCCCTCACCCGTACCGCGGTCACCACAGTCGACGACGACATCCGCAACGTCCTGGCCGAGGGCGACTTCCGCGCCTGGAAGGTCTACCTCCACCCCACCCAGCGCAGGACCGTCGAACGGAACTACAGCGGCCCCGCCCGGGTCAGCGGCGGCCCCGGCACCGGCAAGACCATCGTCGCCCTGCACCGCGTCGCCCGCCTCGCCACCGCCCTGCCGCCCGGCCACGGCAAGCCGATCCTGCTGACCACGTACACCAAGAACCTCACCGCCGATCTGCGCTCCCGGCTCACCTCGCTCATGGATCCGGCGCTGCTCGGTCGCATCGACATCAAGCACATCGACCAGCTCGCCCAGAACGTCCTGAACGAGAACACCGCGCCCGGCGCGCAGCGCGGCCTGACCAGCGACGACCGGGCACTGGACGTGCTGCGCGAGGTCCTCTTCGAGTACGACGAGCAGCGCTGGGACGCCGAGTTCCTCTTCGACGAATGGGAGCAGATCGTCCTCGGACAGTCCCTCGCCACCCGCCAGGACTACTTCAAGGCCCGCCGTGCCGGTATGGGCCGTGCCCTCAACCGCCCCGAACGCGCCGCGGTCTGGAAGCTGCTCGACCAGTTCACCCTGCGCCTGGGGGGCATGGGCCGTGAGACCTGGGCGCAGGCCGCCGAACGCGCGGCGCGCTACGAGATGGAGCGCGCGCGAAAGATCCATCATCGGGCCGAACACAAGGCCGGGATCGGCGGCGGCGACCTGGCCCACCTCGACGACAACAGCTCCGCGATGCGCTACCTGCGCCACCGCTACCGCCATGTCGTCGTCGACGAGGCCCAGGACCTCAGCCCCGCCCACTGGAAGATGCTGCGCGCCATGGTCGCGTCGGGCCCGAATGACCTGTTCATCGCCAGTGACACGCACCAGCGGATCTACGACCGGCAGGTCACCCTCTCCACCGTCGGCGTCAACATCCGCGGGAGGTCCTCAAAGCTGACGCTCAGCTATCGCACCACGCAGGAGATTCTCGACCAGGCCGCCAGGGTCGTCCGCGGGGCCACCTACGACGACCTCGACGACGGCACCGACACCCTCGACGGCTATCACTCCCTGCTGCGTGGCCCGGCGCCGGAGTACGTCGCCTGTGCCGACTGGACCGACGAGATCACTCAGCTCGCCGAGGCCCTCAAGCAGTGGCGCGAGGACATCGCCCAGCCCGCCGAGGACGGCACTGTTCGCGACCCGAGCGGCACCATGGCCGTATGCGTCACCGACGGAGAGATGGCCGGCCGTGTCGCCACCGACCTGGAGATGAAACACGGCATCACGACGGCGACCCTCAGCAAGGACGGCCCGCAGGGGGGCGGAGAGGTCCACATCGGCACGATGCACCGCTTCAAAGGCCTCGAATACCAGAAGCTTGCGGTCGTCGGCGCGAGCGACGGCATCCTTCCGCGCACCGCCCTCATCGACAAGTACGCGACCACCGACCCCAAGCGCTACGAACGCGAACTCAAGAAGAGCCGCAATCAGCTCTTTGTCGCCGCAACGCGAGCCCGCGACACGCTGCGGATTTCCTGGCACGGCAGGCCCAGCCCCTTCCTGCCCCTGTAG
- a CDS encoding MerR family DNA-binding transcriptional regulator, with translation MSEVTWTIGQLAARTGLPVKTVRYYSDVGLLPVAERSAGGHRRYRPEALDQLLLVQRLRALNTPISTLTQLASGERSLGDLITDEMGQVRSRLTELHWRQATLEALDNCSAQERLRRLEVLSRVQRLPEAQDRLAEAWRRTIPASVTARLADAITAQAVPEPPENPTAEVVLAYAELHTLTRHPDFPLYWACPHVRDKASLYSELLDTSELAAGTVADGLPPQPGEALDHFSRACARSRGEDDTPGFRAFIGAQLHSTIPLFRRYWQHVATITAAPRPNLGITHCWLVEALATRQEAAPAPTR, from the coding sequence GTGAGTGAGGTCACATGGACCATTGGGCAGCTGGCGGCCCGCACCGGGCTGCCGGTGAAGACGGTCCGGTACTACTCCGACGTCGGCCTGCTGCCCGTCGCTGAGCGAAGCGCCGGGGGCCACCGCCGCTACCGGCCGGAGGCGCTGGACCAACTGCTCCTGGTCCAGCGGCTGCGCGCGCTGAACACCCCGATCTCCACCCTCACCCAGCTGGCCTCCGGCGAACGCAGCCTCGGCGACCTCATCACCGACGAGATGGGTCAAGTGCGGAGCCGATTAACCGAACTCCACTGGCGCCAGGCCACCCTGGAGGCACTGGACAACTGCTCCGCACAGGAACGGCTCCGCCGCCTGGAAGTGCTGTCCCGGGTGCAGCGGCTGCCCGAAGCCCAGGACCGGCTCGCAGAGGCATGGAGGCGGACGATTCCCGCGTCCGTGACGGCGCGCCTCGCCGATGCCATCACCGCCCAGGCCGTTCCGGAGCCTCCGGAGAACCCCACCGCGGAAGTGGTCCTGGCCTACGCCGAACTGCACACCCTCACCAGGCACCCGGACTTCCCCCTCTACTGGGCCTGCCCCCACGTGCGCGACAAGGCATCGCTGTACTCAGAACTCCTCGATACCTCCGAGCTCGCCGCCGGCACCGTCGCCGACGGCCTGCCACCCCAGCCCGGAGAGGCCCTGGACCACTTCTCCCGGGCCTGCGCCCGCTCCCGCGGCGAGGACGACACCCCCGGATTCCGCGCCTTCATCGGCGCGCAACTGCACAGCACCATCCCCCTCTTCCGCCGCTACTGGCAACACGTCGCCACGATCACCGCCGCGCCGCGCCCCAACCTGGGAATCACCCACTGCTGGCTGGTCGAAGCCCTCGCCACGCGACAGGAGGCCGCGCCGGCGCCGACGCGATAG
- a CDS encoding peptidase inhibitor family I36 protein: protein MRMRHIVAAGAAATALSLGAALPAFAGDTQPSAERSRTATAHDASDLGALAAKRKVRIYQDANYTNRNTIFTENMQNLKKDGWNDTISSAQNLGTCRVTFYQHKNYVGARFSLEKGEKEPHFGDHPHMSDATSSIKFHC, encoded by the coding sequence ATGCGTATGCGTCACATCGTCGCTGCCGGTGCCGCCGCGACCGCACTCTCGCTCGGTGCCGCGCTGCCGGCCTTCGCCGGCGACACCCAGCCGTCCGCCGAGCGGTCCCGCACGGCGACCGCCCACGACGCCTCCGACCTCGGGGCGCTCGCGGCCAAGCGAAAGGTCAGGATCTACCAGGACGCCAACTACACGAATCGGAACACGATCTTCACCGAGAACATGCAGAACCTGAAGAAGGACGGCTGGAACGACACCATCAGCTCCGCCCAGAACCTGGGCACGTGCAGGGTCACGTTCTACCAGCACAAGAACTACGTGGGCGCCCGCTTCTCCCTGGAAAAGGGCGAGAAGGAGCCCCACTTCGGCGACCACCCCCACATGAGCGACGCGACGAGCTCCATCAAGTTCCACTGCTGA
- a CDS encoding VOC family protein: MITTDFVPGSPCWLDLGSPDVEVAAAFCRAVFGWRAEPYGDQGAGGYTLFRLDGKAVGAVGPLPGDGARPAWTLYFHTPDADATAAAVRQAGGAVRSAPALVGADDGRFARLTDPQGAEFAVWQPVRYPGVEAADGPGNLCWTELYTTDASAARTFYRTVFGWSTQDMPLPGGGGIYTLLTPAGCGEERMHGGLMEVPADLLGPDGKPYWHPVFASRDCDATVGMVTGNGGTLSMGPETAEGVGRLAVCTDPFGAEFVVLTPEGTL, translated from the coding sequence ATGATCACTACTGACTTCGTCCCCGGCTCCCCGTGCTGGCTCGACCTCGGCTCCCCCGATGTCGAGGTCGCGGCGGCCTTCTGCCGGGCCGTATTCGGCTGGCGGGCCGAACCGTACGGTGACCAGGGCGCGGGTGGATACACGCTCTTCCGGCTCGACGGGAAGGCCGTCGGCGCGGTCGGCCCGCTCCCCGGGGACGGCGCCCGCCCGGCCTGGACGCTCTACTTCCACACCCCCGACGCGGACGCGACGGCCGCGGCGGTGCGGCAGGCCGGCGGCGCGGTCCGCTCCGCCCCCGCCCTGGTCGGCGCGGACGACGGCCGGTTCGCCCGGCTCACGGACCCGCAGGGCGCGGAGTTCGCCGTCTGGCAGCCGGTGCGCTACCCCGGCGTCGAAGCCGCGGACGGTCCGGGAAACCTGTGCTGGACCGAGCTGTACACCACCGACGCGTCCGCCGCCCGGACCTTCTACCGGACGGTCTTCGGCTGGAGCACCCAGGACATGCCGCTCCCCGGCGGGGGCGGCATCTACACCCTGCTCACCCCCGCCGGCTGCGGCGAGGAACGGATGCACGGCGGTCTCATGGAAGTCCCGGCCGACCTGCTCGGACCCGACGGAAAGCCGTACTGGCACCCGGTGTTCGCCTCCCGCGACTGCGATGCCACCGTCGGCATGGTGACCGGCAACGGCGGCACCCTCTCCATGGGCCCGGAAACCGCCGAGGGCGTCGGCCGCCTCGCCGTCTGCACGGACCCGTTCGGCGCCGAATTCGTGGTCCTCACCCCGGAGGGCACGCTCTGA
- a CDS encoding acyl-CoA dehydrogenase family protein, translated as MTVCVLGPDEQEWCAELRALTAERLSPLAEKGTEGRVNRPLVAALGELGLLRRLFPDGGALRALDLCLLRESLAQECTEAETALALQGLGSYPILQSGTEAQRARWLPEVAAGRAVASFALSEPGAGSDAAALSLAAEPDGPDGWRLTGEKCWISNAPEADFATVFARTTDGAGARGVTAFLVPADRPGLTGTRLELLSPHPIGTLECDGTPVTRADVLGKVDGGFAVAMATLNLFRPSVGAFAVGMAQAALDAALTHAGARTAFGGPLKDLQSVGHQLAEMATRVEAARLLVYAAASAYDTGAPDIARRSAMAKLLATETAQYVVDAAVQIHGARALQRGHLLEHLYREVRAPRIYEGATEVQRSIIAKELYRGRS; from the coding sequence GTGACCGTATGCGTACTGGGGCCGGACGAGCAGGAATGGTGCGCCGAACTGCGCGCGCTGACGGCCGAACGGCTGAGCCCGCTGGCCGAGAAGGGAACGGAGGGCCGGGTCAACCGCCCGCTGGTCGCCGCGCTCGGCGAACTCGGCCTGCTGCGGCGCCTGTTCCCCGACGGCGGCGCCCTGCGCGCCCTGGATCTGTGCCTGTTGCGCGAATCCCTCGCCCAGGAGTGCACGGAGGCGGAGACCGCGCTGGCGCTCCAGGGCCTGGGCAGTTATCCGATCCTGCAGTCGGGGACCGAGGCCCAGCGCGCCCGCTGGCTGCCGGAGGTGGCCGCGGGGCGCGCGGTCGCGTCGTTCGCGCTGAGCGAGCCGGGCGCGGGCTCGGACGCCGCCGCGCTGTCCCTGGCCGCCGAACCGGACGGCCCGGACGGCTGGCGGCTCACCGGCGAGAAGTGCTGGATCTCCAACGCCCCCGAGGCGGACTTCGCCACCGTCTTCGCCCGTACCACGGACGGGGCGGGCGCGCGCGGCGTGACGGCCTTCCTCGTGCCCGCCGACCGGCCGGGCCTGACCGGCACCCGCCTGGAGCTGCTCAGCCCGCATCCGATCGGGACGCTGGAGTGCGACGGCACGCCCGTGACCAGGGCGGATGTCCTGGGCAAGGTGGACGGCGGCTTCGCCGTCGCGATGGCCACCCTGAACCTCTTCCGGCCGAGCGTCGGCGCCTTCGCGGTCGGCATGGCCCAGGCCGCACTCGACGCGGCACTGACCCACGCCGGCGCCCGCACCGCGTTCGGCGGCCCCCTCAAGGACCTGCAGTCCGTCGGCCACCAGCTCGCCGAGATGGCCACCCGCGTCGAGGCGGCCCGCCTCCTGGTCTACGCGGCCGCCTCCGCGTACGACACCGGGGCCCCCGACATCGCCCGCCGCTCGGCGATGGCCAAGCTGCTGGCGACCGAGACCGCCCAGTACGTCGTCGACGCCGCCGTCCAGATCCACGGCGCCCGCGCACTCCAGCGCGGCCACCTGCTGGAACACCTCTACCGCGAGGTCCGCGCCCCCCGCATCTACGAGGGCGCCACGGAGGTACAGCGCTCGATCATCGCCAAGGAGCTGTACCGGGGGAGGTCCTGA
- a CDS encoding AMP-binding protein: MELRPSAHADTFARDHLPPPDQWPHLTDLDCPDRLNCGAELLDGTIARFGADRPAVRDASGPVWTYGELRAQVDAIAHALTGPLGVVPGNRVLLRGPTTPWLAACWLAVMKAGAVAVTVLAAQRPDELATIAGIARVRHALCDVRSVDDLVKAEIPELRITTFGGDGPGDLRQLAPPCGAPYPAVETSADDVALIAFTSGTTGRPKGCMHFHRDVLAIADTFSAQVLRPEPDDVFAGSPPLGFTFGLGGLVIFPLRAGASTYLADWGGPEQLLGDIAAHRISVLFTAPTAYRAMLPKLPGHDVSSLRRCVSAGENLPAATWQSWHEATGLRIINGIGATELLHIFISAADDAVRPGTTGLPVPGFEARVVGADGTPLPDGEPGLLAVRGPTGCRYLADPRQTEYVRDGWNLTGDAYVREPDGYFRYVARADDMIISAGYNIAGPEVEDALLRHPDVSEAAVVGRADEDRGQVVVAHVVLRPGVAGGEDTVAALRAFTKTRIAPYKCPREIVFHTSLPRTPTGKLQRFRLRGPHLE; this comes from the coding sequence ATGGAGCTACGGCCCTCGGCACACGCCGACACCTTCGCGCGCGACCACCTGCCGCCCCCCGACCAGTGGCCGCACCTCACCGACCTGGACTGTCCCGACCGGCTGAACTGCGGCGCCGAGCTGCTGGACGGCACCATCGCGCGGTTCGGCGCCGACCGGCCCGCCGTCCGCGACGCGAGCGGCCCGGTCTGGACGTACGGGGAGCTGCGGGCGCAGGTCGACGCGATCGCCCACGCGCTCACCGGCCCGCTGGGGGTGGTGCCGGGCAACCGCGTCCTGCTGCGCGGGCCCACCACGCCCTGGCTGGCGGCCTGCTGGCTCGCCGTCATGAAGGCGGGGGCGGTCGCGGTGACCGTGCTGGCCGCGCAGCGCCCCGACGAGCTGGCCACGATCGCGGGGATCGCGCGGGTGCGCCATGCGCTGTGCGACGTCCGCTCGGTCGACGACCTCGTCAAGGCCGAGATCCCGGAGCTGCGGATCACCACGTTCGGCGGGGACGGGCCCGGCGATCTGCGGCAACTGGCCCCGCCGTGCGGCGCGCCGTACCCGGCCGTGGAGACCTCCGCCGACGATGTCGCGCTGATCGCCTTCACCTCCGGCACCACCGGCCGCCCCAAGGGCTGTATGCACTTCCACCGTGATGTGCTGGCCATCGCGGACACCTTCTCGGCGCAGGTGCTGCGCCCGGAGCCGGACGACGTGTTCGCCGGCAGCCCGCCGCTCGGCTTCACCTTCGGTCTCGGCGGGCTGGTGATCTTCCCACTGCGGGCCGGCGCCTCGACCTACCTCGCCGACTGGGGCGGCCCCGAGCAGTTGCTCGGCGACATCGCGGCACACCGCATCTCGGTGCTGTTCACCGCGCCGACCGCCTACCGCGCGATGCTGCCCAAGCTCCCCGGGCACGACGTCTCCTCGCTGCGCCGGTGCGTGTCGGCCGGTGAGAACCTGCCCGCCGCGACCTGGCAGTCCTGGCACGAGGCGACCGGCCTGCGGATCATCAACGGCATCGGTGCCACGGAGCTGCTGCACATCTTCATCTCGGCCGCCGACGACGCCGTCCGCCCCGGTACGACGGGGCTGCCGGTGCCCGGCTTCGAGGCGCGGGTGGTGGGCGCGGACGGCACCCCGCTGCCGGACGGCGAGCCGGGGCTGCTGGCCGTCCGCGGCCCGACCGGCTGCCGCTACCTCGCCGACCCCCGGCAGACGGAGTACGTACGGGACGGGTGGAACCTCACCGGCGACGCCTACGTCCGCGAACCGGACGGCTACTTCCGCTATGTGGCCCGCGCGGACGACATGATCATCTCGGCCGGCTACAACATCGCGGGCCCCGAGGTGGAGGACGCGCTGCTGCGGCATCCCGACGTGTCCGAGGCGGCGGTGGTCGGACGGGCCGACGAGGACCGCGGGCAGGTGGTCGTCGCCCATGTCGTGCTGCGGCCGGGCGTCGCGGGCGGCGAGGACACCGTCGCCGCGCTCCGCGCCTTCACCAAGACCCGGATCGCGCCCTACAAATGCCCGCGTGAGATCGTCTTCCACACCTCTTTGCCACGCACCCCGACCGGGAAGCTGCAGCGCTTCCGGCTGCGGGGACCCCATCTAGAGTGA
- a CDS encoding PaaX family transcriptional regulator, with protein sequence MNDQQTQRTPRSLIVTFYGAYGRDGTGPAGGTAEPVPVAALIRLLGALGVDPPSVRSAVSRLKRRGLLVAARTATGAAAYGLSDAARQLLEDGDRRIFGRPAARLSDGWVLAVFSVPEEERHKRHLLRSRLARLGFGTAAPGVWIAPAQLYEETRHTLERLQLAPYVDLFTGEHAGFAPTADAVARWWDLDALAARHRAFLDEQEPVLARWSRRRSVPPEAAYRDYLLALDAWRQLPYADPGLPSPLLPENWPGGRAADVFGRLHSTLHAAGARYAHEVTSGA encoded by the coding sequence GTGAACGACCAGCAAACGCAGCGCACCCCACGGTCCCTGATCGTCACGTTCTACGGCGCCTACGGACGCGACGGGACCGGCCCGGCGGGCGGTACCGCGGAGCCGGTGCCGGTCGCCGCCCTGATCCGGCTGCTCGGTGCGCTCGGCGTGGACCCGCCGTCGGTGCGCTCCGCGGTCTCCCGGCTCAAGCGGCGCGGGCTGCTGGTCGCCGCGCGCACCGCCACGGGCGCGGCCGCGTACGGCCTGTCCGACGCGGCCCGCCAGCTCCTGGAGGACGGCGACCGGCGGATCTTCGGCCGCCCGGCGGCCCGGCTGTCCGACGGCTGGGTGCTGGCCGTCTTCTCCGTCCCCGAGGAGGAGCGGCACAAGCGGCACCTGCTGCGCTCCCGGCTGGCGCGGCTCGGCTTCGGCACCGCGGCGCCGGGCGTGTGGATCGCCCCCGCGCAGCTCTACGAGGAGACCCGGCACACCCTGGAGCGGCTGCAACTCGCCCCGTACGTCGACCTGTTCACCGGCGAGCACGCCGGTTTCGCCCCCACGGCCGACGCGGTGGCGCGCTGGTGGGACCTGGACGCCCTCGCCGCGCGGCACCGTGCCTTCCTCGACGAGCAGGAGCCCGTCCTCGCGCGGTGGTCCCGGCGCCGCTCGGTGCCCCCCGAAGCGGCCTACCGCGACTATCTCCTGGCGCTGGACGCCTGGCGTCAGCTGCCCTACGCGGATCCCGGACTGCCCTCTCCCCTCCTGCCGGAGAACTGGCCGGGAGGCCGCGCGGCCGACGTGTTCGGCCGGCTGCACAGCACGCTGCACGCCGCCGGTGCCCGCTACGCGCACGAGGTGACGAGCGGGGCCTAG
- a CDS encoding HAD family hydrolase: MRGVRGAGGETIRAAVFDLDGTLANTLPPISKLLVKVASEQGCSVTARQAAAAIGKPPGPAFGRLLGRPEDDGRVQAAISRYRELFAYEVLCQGPQLLFPGVTAGLSALRAHGVELAVATSKTTRSAEALLDVMGIRDLVGPVIGQDMVRRGKPHPEMVLRAAGRLGVAAWQSAYVGDTVGDMRMAVTARMEPVAVTYGVGTFGELAAVAGTRMCSSFKDVVSVIAAARPRPGVAAVGAQQRRR; encoded by the coding sequence GTGAGAGGTGTGCGGGGGGCCGGCGGCGAGACGATCAGGGCCGCCGTCTTCGATCTGGACGGCACCCTCGCCAACACGCTCCCCCCGATCAGTAAACTCCTGGTCAAGGTGGCCTCGGAGCAGGGGTGTTCGGTGACCGCCCGGCAGGCCGCGGCCGCCATCGGCAAGCCCCCCGGCCCGGCTTTCGGCCGACTGCTGGGCAGGCCCGAGGACGACGGCCGGGTGCAGGCGGCCATCTCCCGCTACCGCGAACTGTTCGCCTACGAAGTCCTGTGCCAGGGACCGCAGCTGCTCTTCCCCGGCGTGACCGCGGGGCTGTCCGCGCTGCGTGCCCACGGCGTGGAGCTGGCCGTCGCCACGTCCAAGACCACCCGCAGCGCCGAGGCGCTGCTCGACGTCATGGGCATCCGCGACCTGGTCGGCCCGGTCATCGGCCAGGACATGGTCCGGCGGGGCAAGCCGCACCCGGAGATGGTGCTGCGGGCGGCGGGCCGGCTCGGGGTCGCGGCCTGGCAGAGCGCGTATGTGGGGGACACGGTGGGGGACATGAGGATGGCGGTCACCGCGCGCATGGAGCCGGTCGCGGTGACCTACGGCGTCGGCACGTTCGGCGAACTCGCCGCGGTCGCCGGCACCCGGATGTGCAGCTCGTTCAAGGACGTGGTCTCCGTGATCGCCGCCGCCAGGCCGCGGCCCGGCGTCGCCGCGGTGGGGGCCCAGCAGCGCCGCCGCTGA
- a CDS encoding TetR/AcrR family transcriptional regulator — MPTQHRAIQSRQALIRSAAETFLEKGVPAAGMVEISRRARLSKGALYFHFTSKDDLTLAVRDAALATLKEIEDAFTRSPEPLTTAVRDFTVELFDRVASDAVLRAGLRLRPETAPGLGIYALEQRWYALFLDKAVTCGTGGPAGPHTPDAEPRRTAQLLTSLVVGLLHLGGEDRTWWDREAVVGLWELLPAAAGQVCAVGIPAPTQLPAAG; from the coding sequence GTGCCCACCCAGCATCGCGCCATCCAGAGCCGCCAGGCACTCATCCGCTCGGCCGCAGAGACCTTCCTGGAGAAGGGGGTACCCGCAGCGGGCATGGTCGAGATCAGCCGAAGGGCCCGGCTGAGCAAAGGGGCCCTCTATTTCCACTTCACGTCCAAGGACGACCTCACGCTCGCGGTACGCGACGCCGCGCTGGCGACCCTCAAGGAGATCGAGGACGCCTTCACCCGCTCCCCGGAGCCGCTGACCACCGCCGTCCGGGACTTCACCGTCGAGCTGTTCGACCGGGTCGCGTCGGACGCCGTGCTGCGCGCCGGACTGCGGCTGCGCCCGGAGACCGCGCCGGGGCTCGGCATCTACGCCCTGGAGCAGCGCTGGTACGCCCTCTTCCTCGACAAGGCGGTGACGTGCGGGACCGGCGGACCGGCCGGGCCGCACACCCCGGACGCCGAACCGCGGCGCACGGCCCAGCTGTTGACCTCGCTCGTGGTGGGCCTGCTCCATCTGGGCGGCGAGGACCGGACGTGGTGGGACAGGGAGGCCGTCGTCGGACTCTGGGAGCTGCTGCCGGCCGCGGCCGGACAGGTCTGCGCCGTCGGCATCCCGGCGCCGACGCAGCTCCCGGCGGCGGGCTGA
- a CDS encoding MDR family NADP-dependent oxidoreductase, with translation MPPTVVPAIPALHREVRLARRGDGELTEGHFIIAEVPVPEPGPGQVLVRTRVMAVTAAMRTQMAGMRLPMASFVAGEALWGSAVGEVVAAPDGGFTPGELVHHPYGWREFAAVEESRLRRLDPEELPSLAAHLSQGATAWGALRLAAEIRPGDTVFVTGAAGGVGSLAGQLARRLGAGRVVGSTGSERKAARLRAELGYDDTIVRGAGPIERQLRRAAPGGVDVLLDTVGGEQLTAALALARPDARFALVGALSSQLGGSGVSGAPVELDTALVITRRVALRGFGLPAHPDLPQEWTKEFGQGLREGSLVFPHALLKGIEQAPRALCELTQGRHIGAVLVEL, from the coding sequence ATGCCCCCCACCGTCGTCCCCGCCATACCCGCCCTCCATCGCGAAGTCCGGCTCGCCCGCCGGGGCGACGGCGAACTGACGGAAGGTCATTTCATCATTGCCGAGGTACCGGTGCCGGAACCGGGGCCGGGACAGGTGCTGGTGCGTACCCGCGTGATGGCGGTGACCGCGGCGATGCGGACGCAGATGGCGGGAATGCGCCTGCCGATGGCCTCATTCGTCGCGGGCGAGGCGCTGTGGGGCTCCGCGGTCGGCGAGGTGGTGGCGGCCCCGGACGGCGGCTTCACGCCCGGTGAACTGGTCCATCACCCCTATGGCTGGCGGGAGTTCGCGGCCGTCGAGGAGTCGCGCCTGCGTCGCCTGGACCCCGAGGAGCTGCCGAGCCTCGCCGCGCATCTGTCGCAGGGGGCGACGGCCTGGGGGGCGCTGCGCCTGGCCGCCGAGATCCGGCCCGGGGACACCGTCTTCGTCACGGGGGCGGCGGGCGGAGTGGGCAGCCTGGCCGGGCAGCTGGCGCGGCGGCTGGGCGCCGGCCGGGTCGTCGGCAGCACCGGCTCGGAGCGCAAGGCGGCCCGGCTGCGCGCGGAGTTGGGGTACGACGACACGATCGTGCGCGGCGCCGGGCCGATCGAACGCCAGCTGCGCCGGGCGGCGCCGGGCGGCGTCGACGTGCTGCTGGACACCGTGGGCGGCGAGCAGCTCACGGCGGCGCTCGCGCTGGCCCGGCCCGACGCGCGGTTCGCGCTGGTCGGCGCGCTCTCCAGCCAGCTGGGCGGGAGCGGTGTCAGCGGCGCCCCGGTGGAGCTGGACACGGCGCTGGTCATCACGCGGCGGGTGGCCCTGCGCGGCTTCGGCCTCCCTGCGCACCCGGATCTGCCGCAGGAGTGGACCAAGGAGTTCGGGCAGGGCCTGCGGGAGGGCTCCCTGGTCTTCCCGCATGCCCTGCTGAAGGGCATCGAGCAGGCGCCGCGGGCGCTGTGCGAACTCACGCAGGGGCGTCATATCGGGGCCGTACTGGTCGAGTTGTGA